The Streptomyces sp. 135 sequence CATACGCGTGTTGCCGCCCACCAGCAGCACCGTGTCGATGTCCTGCGGCCGCATCCCGGCCTGGTCGAGCAGGGCCCGTGCCCGGTCGAGCGTGCGCCGCACATGCCGGTCCAGGTACGCGTCCAGGTCGGGCCGCGCGATCCGCACCCACAGCGGCGGCCCCGCGCCGAACTCCAGGTCGAGGACCGCCGCCCCCGGGCCGCCCGGCGACCCGAGCGCCTCCCGCGCCTCCTGCCCGCGCGCGCGAAGCCCCTGCCACATGGCCGCGTCGAGCCCCTTGACCGAGCCCGGACCGCGCTGCCTGCGCAGCAGCCGGACCGCCGACGACAGCAGCTCCGCGTCGAACGCGCGGCCTCCCGACGTCGCCCCTCCCTCGTACCCCAGCGAGCGGAAGTGGCCGCGCACGCTGCGGATCAGGCCGAGCTCGAACCCCTCGTAGCCCATGCCGTAGACCAGGCACGTACCGCTGTCCCGCTCCGTCATGTGGCCGATCACTGCGGCCATGGAGTCGCTGACGAGGCGCGCCGGATCGAGCCCCGCCGCACGCGCCGCGTCCCGCAGCGCCGCCCGCTGCGCCGAGCCGAACCGCGCGGGCACGCTGATCACGGTCTGCGCCACCCGCCCCGGCGCCGCCGCCTCCACCCGCTCCCGCAGGGACCGCAGCAGACGCACCACGATCTCGTCCGCCTCGACCGCCGTGCCGCCCGCCCGCACCGGGCGCCCGCTGCCCAGCCGGCTCTTGAGGCTGGGAAAGGTCACCGGCAGCTCGCCCGTCTCGGCGGGCTCGCACAGGAGCCACGGACCGTCCTCGGCGCCGGCGTCCAGGCGTCGCCCCGGCCGGTCCGGCAGCGCGAAGAGCGCCCGCAGCCCCGTGGCGCCGAAGTCGATGCCGAGACTGACGGGCACCGATGCCGGTGCCGACGGTGCCGCCCCCGGGGCGGGGCGATCGTCGCCGTCCTCCTGCCGCTCCCGCGTCATCCGCCCGCCGTCTCTTCCGCGAACCGCAGGATGCCCTCGTAGTCCGGCTTGTCGGGGAGCCTCGGCACGGCGCGCTCCGACTGGGCGACCGCCACCAGGTTCACGAGGTTGCGCGCCTGCTGGGCGGTCTGCACGCGATTGCCCTGCCGGTGGGCCTGCTTGACGTACTCGACCGCCTCGTTGATCTGCCGGACCGTCTCCGGCGGCGCGCCTTCAGAGGCCAGCTCGGCCTGGCGGAACTGGCTCGCCAGACCGCACTGGCGGTACATGTCGTCGAGCAGCAGCTCGGTGAGGCGCTTGTACTCGCCGCTGTCGCCCATCGCGACCGCCCGCTGCGCCTGCTCGATGTCGCGGCGCACCTTCATCGCCTGCACCGGCTCGATGTAGGGCCCGTACCGCTTCAGGAAGTGGTCGGCCTCCCGCTCGGCGAAGGCCAGCTGCTCGCGCAGGACCGCGCTGTCCACCAGCTCCTCCACCGGCTC is a genomic window containing:
- a CDS encoding Hsp70 family protein codes for the protein MTRERQEDGDDRPAPGAAPSAPASVPVSLGIDFGATGLRALFALPDRPGRRLDAGAEDGPWLLCEPAETGELPVTFPSLKSRLGSGRPVRAGGTAVEADEIVVRLLRSLRERVEAAAPGRVAQTVISVPARFGSAQRAALRDAARAAGLDPARLVSDSMAAVIGHMTERDSGTCLVYGMGYEGFELGLIRSVRGHFRSLGYEGGATSGGRAFDAELLSSAVRLLRRQRGPGSVKGLDAAMWQGLRARGQEAREALGSPGGPGAAVLDLEFGAGPPLWVRIARPDLDAYLDRHVRRTLDRARALLDQAGMRPQDIDTVLLVGGNTRMEQVRSRVEGLGGRSVVAPPELLALGALKHAVRLAGGAASSGPSALEEGPLEPAAPSQDTLSDAPPLTATLVGAEGVREPGDVRDGGAVRDAGPAPDAGAAARGDGSGRAGRAARDPARPWRRPKRAPSRRPRWRPRRGAGAAARPPGRREEAAALLREIITEARELLDVLDRPDRQGKPAPRPPPRSRRGRPPRSPRPPRSSTTPRGANWRARRRCCPSAGTTTRCRPRTSPGRTRRPDRPAPTCWTR